In Candidatus Competibacteraceae bacterium, the following are encoded in one genomic region:
- a CDS encoding DUF924 domain-containing protein encodes MTEPTRIANPQQLIAFWFAEPAQALWFNATPEFDRSLRERFLPTYRAAAAGQLAEWEQTPSGALALAVALDQFPLNMFRGQPESFATEAAARAVAERALARGFDRELTPTERLFLYLPFMHGETLADQERSVQLFERLGLDDSTRFARHHRDLIVRFGRFPHRNAILGRDSTPEEAAYLNSPDAFHG; translated from the coding sequence ATGACCGAGCCAACCCGCATCGCCAACCCGCAACAGCTGATCGCGTTCTGGTTCGCGGAACCGGCGCAAGCGCTGTGGTTCAACGCCACGCCGGAATTCGACCGAAGCTTGCGCGAGCGCTTTTTGCCGACCTATCGCGCGGCGGCGGCCGGCCAACTGGCGGAGTGGGAGCAAACGCCTTCCGGCGCGCTGGCGCTGGCGGTTGCGCTCGATCAATTTCCGCTCAACATGTTTCGCGGCCAGCCGGAAAGCTTCGCCACTGAAGCCGCCGCCCGCGCGGTGGCGGAGCGGGCGCTGGCGCGCGGTTTCGATCGAGAACTCACGCCAACAGAGCGGCTGTTTTTATACCTGCCGTTCATGCACGGCGAAACGCTGGCCGATCAGGAGCGTTCGGTGCAACTGTTCGAGCGGCTGGGTTTGGATGACAGCACGCGCTTTGCCCGCCACCACCGCGACCTGATCGTCCGTTTTGGCCGCTTCCCGCATCGTAACGCTATACTGGGACGCGACAGCACGCCCGAGGAAGCCGCTTACCTAAACTCGCCCGACGCGTTCCACGGCTGA
- a CDS encoding M23 family metallopeptidase encodes MATFPLPFKPTLSYRSGGRRFGANRDGGNRKHAGCDLIAPKGTKIYAVENGVVATKPYLFYRGTYAIEFRLDSGKLVRYCEIEKLAPGIKKGSPVAEGNLIAYVGKMYVSSMLHFELYEGSGSGPLTVRSNPPYQRRSDLIEPADYLDGCTLRATPP; translated from the coding sequence ATGGCCACTTTCCCGTTACCGTTTAAACCCACTCTCAGCTACCGAAGCGGCGGCCGCCGCTTCGGAGCGAACCGCGATGGCGGCAACAGAAAACATGCGGGCTGCGATCTCATCGCGCCGAAAGGGACCAAAATTTATGCCGTCGAGAACGGGGTTGTCGCGACCAAACCCTACTTGTTTTATCGGGGAACCTACGCTATCGAGTTCCGATTGGATTCGGGCAAGCTAGTGCGCTACTGCGAAATCGAGAAACTGGCTCCAGGAATCAAGAAGGGATCTCCAGTGGCCGAGGGCAATCTGATCGCTTATGTCGGCAAGATGTACGTCAGCTCGATGCTGCATTTCGAATTGTACGAAGGGAGCGGGTCCGGTCCGCTGACGGTCCGCTCCAATCCGCCTTACCAGCGGCGCTCGGATCTGATCGAGCCGGCGGATTATCTCGACGGCTGCACGCTGCGGGCGACGCCGCCCTAG
- a CDS encoding efflux transporter outer membrane subunit, with amino-acid sequence MRLAGKCVALQAAAGLLAGCAAVGSDYIAPDSAAPASWQGAVAARVVVAPASPTELASWWRQLNDPALSGLIEQALRGGLDLRTAQAKLREARARRALVGADRFPIITASGAASVSKGSAETGTGKTRELYNAGFDASWEPDVFGGLRRVAEAAQADLEAAAENLYAVQVSLTSEVALNYVELRAFQERLTIARANVASQSETLQLARWRAQAGLTSTLDVEQARSNLAQTRAQIPTLETGSAEAQHRLEILLGHTPGALAGRLSDMTGLPQPPARVTVAIPANTLRQRPDVRAAERKLAAETARIGEAEAARYPSFNLSGSLRLEALSLGALAGADALARSVLGGVTGPIFDAGRIRQQIEIQTAVQEQAFVSYQSTVLNALSEVENALVALANTRERQQNLREAVQAAQQAATLARQRYSSGLIDFQTVLDTERSVLSLEDNLKSSQAEHLSALIQLYKALGGGWSPPAAHQTAASFKGKPS; translated from the coding sequence ATCAGGCTGGCTGGCAAGTGTGTCGCATTGCAGGCGGCGGCTGGTTTGCTGGCGGGTTGTGCGGCGGTCGGATCCGACTACATCGCACCCGATTCAGCGGCTCCAGCGAGCTGGCAAGGCGCGGTGGCGGCGCGGGTCGTGGTCGCGCCCGCCTCGCCCACGGAGCTAGCGAGCTGGTGGCGGCAACTGAATGATCCGGCCTTGAGTGGGCTGATCGAACAGGCGCTGCGTGGCGGCCTCGATCTGCGCACCGCCCAGGCCAAATTGCGCGAAGCCCGCGCCCGGCGCGCGTTGGTCGGGGCCGACCGCTTTCCGATCATCACCGCGTCGGGCGCGGCCAGCGTCTCCAAAGGCAGCGCCGAAACCGGCACCGGCAAAACTCGCGAGCTATACAACGCCGGCTTCGATGCCAGTTGGGAGCCGGACGTGTTCGGCGGTTTGCGGCGCGTCGCGGAAGCCGCTCAAGCCGATCTGGAAGCCGCGGCGGAGAATCTCTACGCCGTGCAAGTGTCCTTGACCTCGGAAGTGGCGCTGAATTACGTCGAACTGCGCGCCTTTCAGGAACGGCTGACTATCGCCAGGGCCAATGTCGCCTCGCAGTCCGAAACCTTGCAACTGGCGCGGTGGCGGGCGCAAGCCGGTCTGACTTCGACCTTGGACGTGGAACAGGCTCGCTCCAATCTGGCGCAGACCCGCGCCCAAATTCCGACGCTCGAAACCGGCTCGGCGGAAGCCCAACACCGGCTGGAAATCCTGCTCGGCCATACCCCCGGCGCGCTGGCGGGTCGATTGTCCGACATGACGGGCCTCCCGCAGCCGCCCGCACGGGTGACGGTGGCGATTCCGGCAAACACCCTGCGCCAGCGGCCGGACGTGCGCGCCGCCGAACGGAAACTCGCGGCGGAAACCGCCCGGATTGGGGAGGCGGAGGCGGCGCGTTATCCCAGCTTCAACTTGAGCGGTTCGCTGCGTTTGGAGGCGCTCAGTCTCGGTGCGCTGGCGGGTGCTGATGCGCTGGCCCGCAGTGTGCTGGGCGGCGTCACGGGGCCGATTTTCGACGCCGGGCGCATCCGCCAGCAGATCGAGATTCAAACCGCCGTTCAGGAACAAGCGTTCGTCAGCTACCAATCAACGGTGCTGAATGCACTGTCGGAAGTCGAAAACGCGCTGGTCGCTTTAGCCAATACGCGGGAGCGGCAGCAGAATTTGCGCGAGGCCGTGCAAGCCGCCCAACAAGCGGCGACGCTGGCCCGGCAACGCTACAGCTCCGGCCTCATCGATTTTCAAACCGTGCTGGATACCGAGCGCAGCGTGTTGAGTCTTGAGGACAATCTCAAATCCAGTCAGGCCGAGCATCTTTCCGCCCTGATCCAGCTTTACAAGGCGCTGGGCGGCGGTTGGTCGCCGCCAGCCGCCCATCAGACCGCCGCATCGTTCAAAGGAAAACCCTCGTGA
- a CDS encoding efflux RND transporter periplasmic adaptor subunit, producing the protein MSPPVQPDSELAKIIGAEPAKSRVGAALRWLLALAVLAALAVGGYRYFQSQAEAQAAPQYQTEALGQGNLRVTVSATGKLASVNEVEVGSELSGTIETVLVDYNDRVKKGEVLARLNVAKLNDQIAKSKAAVASAEAKVLQTVATVKETRANLGRLRQVAKLSGGKVPAPAELETAEATLERAIADEASARAAVEEARASLRSNETDLTKASIRSPIDGVVLKRSADPGQTVAASLQAPVLFTLAENLARMELQVDVDEADVGQVKPEQTATFTVDAYPTRRYPARIDLVRFGAETVNNVVTYKTILKVDNDDLSLRPGMTATAEIVTAERENVLLAPNAALRFTPPPDDAQTSQGGGLLSSLLPRPPRGMGGGRRGGRVASDKRGGLRQIWVLRDGQPVAVPVTVGSSDGRATEVAGEGLDVGTPVITAVLSGPK; encoded by the coding sequence GTGAGTCCACCTGTCCAGCCCGACTCCGAACTGGCCAAGATCATCGGCGCGGAACCCGCCAAAAGCCGGGTCGGAGCGGCGCTGCGCTGGCTGCTCGCGCTTGCCGTGCTCGCCGCGCTGGCGGTCGGCGGCTACCGCTATTTTCAATCCCAAGCCGAGGCTCAAGCCGCGCCGCAGTATCAAACCGAAGCGCTCGGTCAGGGCAATCTGCGGGTCACGGTTTCGGCCACCGGCAAGCTGGCTTCGGTCAATGAAGTGGAGGTCGGCAGCGAGTTGTCCGGCACCATCGAAACCGTGCTGGTGGATTACAACGACCGGGTGAAGAAAGGCGAGGTGCTAGCCCGCCTCAACGTCGCCAAACTGAACGACCAGATCGCCAAGTCGAAAGCCGCCGTGGCCTCCGCCGAAGCCAAGGTGTTGCAAACCGTGGCGACGGTCAAGGAAACCCGCGCCAACCTCGGCCGGTTGCGGCAAGTCGCCAAACTGAGCGGCGGCAAAGTGCCCGCGCCCGCCGAACTGGAAACAGCGGAAGCGACGCTGGAACGGGCCATCGCCGATGAGGCCAGCGCGCGGGCGGCGGTGGAGGAAGCCCGAGCCAGCTTGCGCTCCAACGAAACCGATCTCACCAAAGCCTCGATCCGTTCGCCCATCGACGGGGTAGTGCTGAAACGCTCGGCCGATCCCGGTCAGACTGTGGCCGCCTCTTTGCAAGCGCCGGTGCTGTTCACGCTGGCCGAAAATCTGGCGCGGATGGAATTGCAGGTGGACGTGGATGAAGCCGATGTCGGGCAGGTCAAGCCGGAGCAAACCGCCACCTTCACCGTGGACGCCTATCCCACCCGGCGTTATCCGGCGCGGATTGATTTGGTGCGCTTCGGCGCGGAAACGGTGAATAACGTGGTGACGTATAAGACCATCCTCAAGGTTGACAACGACGATTTGAGCCTGCGCCCCGGCATGACCGCCACCGCCGAAATCGTCACCGCCGAACGGGAAAACGTGCTGCTGGCTCCCAACGCCGCGTTGCGTTTCACCCCGCCGCCGGACGACGCGCAGACCAGTCAGGGCGGTGGTTTGCTGTCCAGCCTGCTGCCGCGCCCGCCGCGCGGGATGGGTGGGGGACGGCGCGGCGGCCGGGTAGCGTCCGACAAAAGAGGCGGCTTGCGCCAGATTTGGGTGTTGCGCGACGGTCAGCCGGTCGCGGTGCCGGTCACGGTCGGCAGTTCCGACGGCCGGGCGACCGAAGTGGCGGGCGAGGGGCTGGACGTGGGAACGCCGGTCATCACTGCTGTCTTGAGCGGCCCGAAATGA
- a CDS encoding ABC transporter ATP-binding protein, which produces MIELRGVTKVYGQGQATFQALRGVDLRIEQGDFVAVMGPSGSGKSTAMNILGCLDSPTAGAYRFRGLHVERLSRNQRALLRRHYLGFVFQGFNLLARTTALENVELPLVYRGEARAARHAKARSALEAVGLRPWEKHTPAELSGGQQQRVAIARAIVTDPTVLLADEPTGNLDSQRSHEIMELLVALNRDRGITVLMVTHEPDMARYARRVVHFRDGQVEADHHNGARA; this is translated from the coding sequence CTGATCGAACTGCGGGGCGTGACTAAGGTTTACGGCCAGGGACAGGCTACGTTTCAAGCCTTGCGCGGGGTGGATTTACGCATCGAGCAGGGCGATTTCGTCGCGGTGATGGGGCCGAGCGGTTCCGGCAAATCCACCGCCATGAACATCCTCGGCTGTCTGGACAGCCCGACAGCGGGCGCGTATCGCTTTCGCGGGCTGCACGTCGAACGGCTGTCCCGCAACCAGCGCGCGCTGTTGCGGCGGCATTATCTGGGCTTCGTATTTCAGGGCTTCAATCTGCTGGCGCGGACGACGGCGCTGGAAAACGTCGAACTGCCGCTGGTGTATCGCGGTGAAGCGCGCGCTGCCCGCCACGCCAAGGCGCGGTCGGCATTGGAGGCGGTCGGCTTGCGACCGTGGGAAAAACACACGCCCGCCGAACTGTCCGGCGGCCAGCAACAGCGGGTCGCCATCGCCCGCGCCATTGTCACCGATCCCACCGTGCTGCTGGCCGACGAGCCGACCGGCAACCTCGACAGCCAGCGCAGCCACGAAATCATGGAGTTGCTGGTGGCGCTGAACCGCGACCGGGGCATTACGGTGTTGATGGTCACCCACGAGCCGGACATGGCCCGCTACGCCAGGCGCGTCGTGCATTTTCGGGATGGCCAAGTCGAAGCCGACCACCATAACGGAGCGCGCGCCTGA